A genomic region of Scomber japonicus isolate fScoJap1 chromosome 5, fScoJap1.pri, whole genome shotgun sequence contains the following coding sequences:
- the elmo3 gene encoding engulfment and cell motility protein 3: MPQQKDIVKIAIQMPGAYPQLIQLDQKKPLSAVIKEVCDGWNLPGPDNYALQYADGVQTYITESNRLDIKNGCILRLTKAPGRCAEDLYKGIQSLDTGVRCDSLKQLAGVSTDVTFAQEFISRDGHLLLVKIVEDSNESAVIMTHTLTGFMELMDHGIVSWENLSSVFIEKIASFVNAKATDASIQQVSLDILESMVLSSHSLFLQVKQGVTMERLIAHLQVTNQQIQTKAMALLMALLQTAGDLDRQDMFAFLNKKNLRQYIYKNIIHSSGSVQDEMAHYLYVLQSLTLNHLEPRMRTPLDCYSQEQRDILHSLRQAAFETESENSLSHERRRSLCAKEFKKLGFSNNSNPGQDLVRTPPGLLALDTMFYFSARYPDAYSRFVLENSSREDKHECPFARSSIQLTLILCEILRIGEPPSETGSDYHPIFFSQDRLMEELFCVCIQLLNKTWKEMRATQEDFDKVMQVVREQITRTLSSKPTSLELFKNKVNALNYSEILKLRQTERLHQEETLAPPVLELKERLKPELLELIRQQRLNRLCQGTMFRKISSRRRQDKLWYCRLSPNHKMLHYGDLEEDMDNPPIETLQEKIPIADIKGLLTGKDCPHMKENKGKQNKEVLDLAFSITYDVEEYSLNFIAPSRTDFCLWTDGLSVLLGREMSSESMRSELEILLSMEIKLRLLDLENVPIPDSAPVVPKPPSNYNFCYDFSQTEQ, translated from the exons ATGCCACAACAGAAAGACATAGTGAAGATAGCCATCCAGATGCCTGGGGCCTACCCCCAGCTTATACAACTggaccag aAAAAGCCTCTGTCTGCTGTTATAAAGGAGGTCTGCGATGG ctggaATCTCCCAGGTCCCGACAACTATGCTCTACAGTACGCCGATGGAGTGCAGACGTACATCACTGAATCG AATCGTCTGGACATTAAGAACGGCTGCATTCTGCGTCTGACCAAGGCACCG GGACGCTGTGCAGAAGACTTGTACAAAGGAATCCAGAGCTTGGACACAGGCGTGCGATGTGATTCGCTGAAGCAGCTGGCAGGCGTTTCCACAGACGTAACCTTTGCTCAGGAGTTCATCAGCAGAGACGGACACCTCTTATTGGTCAAGATAGTAGAGGACTCTAATGA GAGTGCCGTGATCATGACCCACACGCTGACGGGCTTCATGGAGCTGATGGATCACGGGATAGTTTCTTGGGAAAACCTCTCATCAGTCTTCATCGAGAAG ATCGCCAGCTTTGTCAACGCTAAGGCGACCGACGCATCTATTCAGCAGGTGTCCTTGGACATTCTGGAGAGCATGGTCCTGAGCAGCCACAGCCTTTTTCTGCAAGTCAAACAGGGTGTCACCATGGAGAGGCTTATCGCTCACCTCCAGGT gACGAATCAGCAAATCCAGACTAAAGCAATGGCCCTACTTATGGCACTACTACAGACAGCCGGAGACTTGGACAGACAG GATATGTTTGCGTTCCTGAATAAGAAGAATCTCCGGCAGTACATTTATAAA AACATCATCCATAGTTCTGGTTCAGTCCAGGATGAGATGGCCCACTACCTCTATGTCCTACAGTCACTTACCTTGAATCACCTGGAGCCTCGAATGAGGACGCCTCTGGACTGCTACAGCCAG GAACAGAGAGACATCCTTCACAGTCTGCGGCAGGCAGCGTTTGAGACAGAAAGTGAGAACAGTCTGAGCCACGAGAGGCGACGCTCTCTCTGCGCCAAAGAGTTCAAGAAACTGGGCTTCTCT AACAATAGTAACCCCGGTCAGGACTTGGTGCGAACGCCACCTGGTCTTTTAGCTTTGGACaccatgttttatttctccGCACGTTATCCTGACGCCTACAGCAGG TTTGTCCTGGAGAACAGCAGTAGGGAAGACAAACACGAGTGTCCGTTTGCCAGAAGCAGCATCCAGCTCACGCTCATCCTGTGTGAAATCCTTCGTATCGGAGAGCCCC CCTCAGAGACAGGGTCAGACTACCACCCCATCTTCTTTAGTCAGGATCGGCTGATGGAGGAGCTCTTCTGTGTCTGTATTCAGCTGCTAAACAAGACCTGGAAGGAGATGAGAGCAACACAGGAGGACTTTGACAAG gtgaTGCAGGTGGTGAGGGAGCAGATCACCAGGACGTTGTCCAGTAAGCCCACCTCCCTGGAGCTCTTCAAGAACAAAGTCAATGCTTTGAACTACAGCGAGATCCTCAAACTGCGGCAGACAGAGCGGCTGCACCAGGAGGAGACTCTTGCTCCACCCGTACT TGAACTCAAAGAGCGCCTGAAGCCAGAGCTGCTCGAGCTGATCCGCCAGCAAAGACTCAACAGGCTGTGTCAGGGAACCATGTTCAGGAAGATAAGCAGCCGACGCAGACAGG ataaACTGTGGTACTGCCGCTTGTCGCCCAATCACAAAATGCTTCACTATGGCGACTTGGAGGAAGACATGGACAATCCACCAATTGAAACACTGCAGGAAAAGA TTCCAATAGCAGATATTAAAGGCTTGCTGACGGGTAAAGACTGTCCTCACATGAAGGAGAACAAAGGCAAACAGAACAAG GAAGTGTTGGATCTGGCATTTAGCATCACGTACGATGTAGAAGAATACAGCCTGAACTTCATCGCCCCGTCTAGAACTGAC ttctgCCTGTGGACGGACGGACTGAGCGTCCTCCTGGGTCGGGAAATGAGCAGCGAATCCATGCGCAGCGAGCTGGAGATCCTCCTCTCTATGGAGATTAAGCTCCGCCTCCTGGATCTGGAGAACGTCCCCATCCCAGACAGCGCGCCAGTCGTCCCCAAACCACCGAGCAACTACAACTTCTGCTACGACTTCAGCCAGACTGAGCAGTAG
- the fbxl9 gene encoding F-box/LRR-repeat protein 2, producing the protein MEDSDGEDSVETLELPLEIIVYILSFLHTSDRKEASLVCRSWYHASQDLRFQRNVTFSFPASASSLELVRGLGRKSRCSLIISQLDGFSMSRSLLLEVGLCLGSKLESLALPGSSITEASLLALLPRLTSLRKLDLRGLDSLFMSGAFLSREEHRQQVSSALSGLEELDLSDLRYLSDLTFNRLTGCTPRLKRLSLAGCHIAFEFDPYRGCPVGAVEDSSALLSLRNLRKLLTEQKSTLVSLDLSRTSITPESLRTIVQVQGLVLEELCLHGCKELTDYSVEVLVKHQPCLQRLDISACTELTARAVVAIARSLKSLTHLSLSRDWRITEKGLADLMSVSSLRSLDLSECLHVSGAEIVKGLTGSNTAKARLETLNLKNCTYIRDAAVFSLTKLLGNTLRELDLTLCVNVTDVSVRAITTYLQGLVVLRLGWCKEVTDWGLLGMVETTKCEPDERGDKGPRFTRTFGNMGFFKPPRLPFEERPKLVTQDDLEQFKQQAGASLLALNRLQELDLTACCKLTDSSIVQVVRYPDLQRLSLSMLPEITDASLLSIAWHCRSLTSLALSHCPQISDHGVAQAAPYLHRLQHLYFSCCNNVTDRSLLLLVQHCKRLRTLDISKCKNISVTTVDLLQSQLPFLENVHYKYIGGMDLTLTL; encoded by the exons TGCCGCAGCTGGTACCATGCTAGCCAGGACCTTCGCTTTCAG AGGAATGTCACATTTAGCTTCCCGGCTTCAGCCTCGTCTCTGGAGCTGGTCAGAGGTCTGGGCAGGAAGTCTCGCTGCAGTCTGATCATCAGTCAGCTGGATGGATTCAGCATGTCCAGATCTCTGCTTCTGGAG GTGGGGTTGTGTCTAGGCTCTAAGCTGGAGAGCTTGGCCCTGCCTGGTAGCAGTATAACAGAGGCTTCTCTGCTGGCCCTCCTCCCTCGCCTCACGTCACTCCGCAAGCTGGACCTCAGAGGTCTGGACAGCCTCTTCATGTCCGGAGCTTTCCTCTCCAGGGAGGAGCACAGACAGCAG GTCAGTTCAGCTTTGTCTGGTCTGGAGGAGCTGGACCTGTCTGACCTGCGCTACCTCTCTGACCTCACCTTCAATCGGCTCACCGGCTGCACCCCTCGCCTCAAACGTCTCTCGCTGGCAGGCTGCCACATCGCTTTCGAGTTTGACCCGTACCGAGGGTGCCCCGTGGGTGCCGTGGAGGACTCGTCTGCTTTATTGTCACTTAGGAATTTGCGGAAGCTGTTAACGGAGCAGAAATCCACCCTGGTTTCTCTGGACCTCAGCAGAACCTCCATCACCCCTGAGTCACTACGCACTATTGTCCAG GTTCAGGGTTTGGTCTTGGAGGAACTGTGTCTGCACGGCTGTAAGGAACTGACAGACTACTCGGTGGAGGTTCTGGTGAAGCACCAGCCGTGCCTCCAGAGACTGGACATCAGTGCCTGTACTGAGCTGACAGCCAGGGCTGTAGTGGCCATAGCACGAAGCCTGAAGTCACTGACGCACCTCTCTTTGTCTCGTGACTGGAGGATCACTGAAAAAG GCCTCGCTGACTTAATGTCCGTGTCGTCTTTGAGGAGTCTGGATCTGTCCGAGTGTCTGCACGTCAGTGGAGCAGAGATAGTGAAAGGCTTGACGGGATCCAACACCGCCAAAGCCCGGCTGGAGACGCTCAACCTCAAAAACTGCACTTACATCAGG gACGCTGCCGTGTTCTCTCTCACGAAGCTTCTCGGGAATACTCTCCGTGAGCTGGACCTGACCTTGTGCGTCAATGTGACTGATGTGTCCGTGCGCGCTATCACCACCTACCTGCAGGGGCTGGTAGTTCTGCGACTGGGCTGGTGTAAAGAAGTCACAGACTGGGGCCTGCTGGGGATGGTGGAAACGACCAAGTGTGAGCCTGATGAGAGg GGAGACAAGGGTCCCAGGTTCACGCGGACCTTTGGCAACATGGGCTTCTTCAAGCCTCCTCGTTTGCCTTTTGAGGAACGGCCCAAGCTGGTGACTCAGGATGACCTGGAGCAGTTTAAACAGCAGGCGGGAGCTTCGCTGTTAGCCCTCAACAGGCTACAGGAGCTGGACCTCACTGCCTGCTGCAAACTCACTGACAGCAGCATCGTACAG GTGGTGCGCTACCCAGACCTCCAACGGCTGTCTCTCTCCATGCTGCCAGAGATCACTGACGCCAGCTTGTTGTCGATAGCCTGGCACTGCCGCAGCCTCACCAGTCTGGCACTCAGCCACTGTCCACAAATCAGCGATCACGGAGTGGCACAGGCGGCGCCGTACCTTCACAGACTGCAGCATCTCTACTTCTCCTGTTGTAACAACGTCACTGACAG ATCCTTGCTCCTTCTGGTTCAACACTGTAAGCGGCTGAGAACACTCGACATCTCAAAGTGCAAAAACATCTCCGTTACAACCGTGGACCTCCTTCAGTCACAGCTGCCCTTTTTGGAAAATGTCCACTACAAATACATAGGTGGGATGGATCTTACTCTTAcactctga